The Geothermobacter ehrlichii genome has a segment encoding these proteins:
- a CDS encoding IS3 family transposase: WDNAPIESFFGSLKQELVFHQRYPTRFHARQSIFEYIERFYNWRRLHSTLGYKSPAEYEAAYFKLAA; this comes from the coding sequence TGGGACAACGCCCCAATTGAAAGTTTCTTTGGCAGCCTGAAGCAGGAACTGGTATTTCACCAGAGATATCCGACCCGCTTCCACGCTCGCCAGAGTATTTTTGAGTACATCGAGAGGTTCTATAACTGGCGCCGTCTACACTCAACGCTGGGCTACAAAAGCCCGGCTGAATACGAAGCGGCCTATTTTAAACTTGCAGCCTAA